The nucleotide window AAACCGTAGTGTTCACTTCCGGGACCATGACAACTTTCGCATTGTATGTTTGCTAATTTCATTGCGTCCGGATATTGATTCATCATCAATTCATATACACCAGGATACAAGGTATCTGGAAAAACAAAACCAAAATCATCGAAGCCATTGTTTGAAGCATTAGGATCATAGCCGGTTGTATGGCATGAGATACAGCTTGATGAATAATGATCGCTTAATGTTCCATCAAGACCTCGTTCTAACATGGAAGAGTGCCCGGTCAACTTCCAATTATCAAATTTATAATCGAATGGTTCATTGTTGTGGCAGACTACACAGTTAACAGTTCCGTTTTCAACTCCGACAAATAAGCCTGCGTTGATTGTGATAGTTTGTGTTAATGCTCCATCCGAAAACTGAATTTCATATTTCCCTGCAACATCTGGAGTAAACACTCTTATCTGAGTTGTATCATTTAAATTAAGCAAGTCGCCAAGTTCAGCACTTGATCCTACCGGTTTGGAGAGCAATGTCCAGGTAGGTGTATTAAATACTGTATCAACAACTTGCCCTTTAAGAAACATTTTAGTTTGAACGCCAACATTCATTAAACCATTGTACGCGCTTGTGAATATATCCATTGTATCCACAGCAGCGTCGCGAGGAGAGATTCCATACGTTTCCAGTTTAAGAGATTGGGAGAATAAAAAGCTACCGTTTACCAATACTATCAGTAAAGCAAGTAGTAATTTGTTTTTCATTATTTCGCCTTTCATATTAATTAATTTGAACACTTGATTTATTTAATTTTATTACAGATTGTACAGCCTGGATTAATTCATTAGGCTGAATTGGTTTTAATGCGTAGTAGTAAACACCGATCTGGCTAATTTCTTTCCCCAATTCCAGCCCTTCGTTTGAGGTGATAAAAATAATTTTGAAATTTTTATTGATGTCTTTTAAAGATCGGATTATCCGAACAGAATTCGGATTTAGAAAATCATCATCAATGATCATAAGCGAAGGATGAATTCTGTGCACACTTGAATGAACCTCCAATGGATCGTGAGTATCTGAATTTATGAATAATTCATTCTCAGTTCCATGGGTATTCTGCTGAATCAATTCGATTATTTGACGGTCATTTGTTATTAATAGTATTTTCATCGCTTTTATTATGCAATCGTAATGCCAATAAGATTTTAAAATGATTCTTATTAGTTGGGCTGTTGCATGATTAAAAGGTTTATTTAAGTAAAATAATCGCTCTATAAGTTTTTAAATGATTGAAATTTAGATATTTCAATTTGTGAAAGTGAGATATTTTTGTCTCGATGCGACAAGAATGGGATAGTAAATTTTTTAAAATTTAATTGATTGAGAAATGACAATGCACCTGACTTTACTTTTAAACGCTCGATGGATTATTCTTTTAAAAAAGGATTAAGTTATTCCTAACAATTATTTAATTTTTAATTGATAATTTTTAAGTTGTATGAAATACTTGCTCAAGTAAAAATTTTCAAATTTCATGGTGCATTAATATTTCTAAAGGGATATAAATCATATGATCCATTCGGTGAGAGGTAAGTTTATACTTTTTTCTACTTTATTCATCACTCTTAGTGTTGGGGTTCCTTTATTTTTCCTGGTTAATCAGATTGATAAAAACTTCGAACAGCGCTCAAAAGCTATGTTGATGACCACTTTGGATATGCTTCATTATGGTTTGTATCATGTGATGACAATCGGTGAACATAAAGATGTTCAGGGAATTGTTGATGGAATATCTTTAAATACGAGTATAAAAAATTTAAGATTGTACGATCACTCAGGTAAAATACTTTATTCATCCAATCAAAAAGAAATCGGAACCAACATAAACACGATTGATCCGAAACATGCTTATTTCGGGGAAAGTGAAGAATGGAAAATTAAGTTCTTAAAGAAGGAAGGGTCATATTCAGCTTCTGAACCCTTGCTTAATAAAGAACTTTGCCAGAATTGTCATGGAGATAAAAAAGTAATAGCCTTTATTGATGTTGATGCAAATTTAACAAAAGCCGAACTACAATTTAATACGGGCGTTACTCACATAATTTTTCTGGGGATAGCAGTCACCCTCCTTTTAATCTCGGGGCTTTTTATCATCTTTAATAAATTTGTAAACACACCGATTAAAAAATTTACTGCTGCATTAGACGAAGTTGGACGAGGAAATTTATCGCTCAAATTGGATGATCAAAAGTCCGATGAATTTGGGACGTTGCACAAAGACTTTAATTCAATGGTGACTACAATCAGAGATTCAAAAACAAAACTTGAAGAAATGCACCTTGAACAGCTTCAGCGAACCGATAAACTCGTCACACTTGGCGAACTTACTTCTGAAACCGCTCACGAAATAAATAATTTTTCAGCCATAATTATGTCACGCGTTGATTATTTAGCTCTTGCCTTTCAACAAGATAATAATCTAAAAAAATACTCCGAAGATTTAGAAGTGATACTTAAACAGATTAATAACATTAATCATATTACCGGTAATATTCTTAAACATAGTAAGCAATCTTCCAAATCGAACGAGGCAATTGATCTTCTAAAAGTTATTGATGAAAGTATTTCGTTATTAAATCCATTGATAAGAAAGAAAGACATAAAACTGATTAAAAAATATGATGTCTCCAATTCCTTGATAAATGGAAATTCACTGTTATTAGAACAGGCATTTACAAACTTGATTCTTAACTCTCTTGATTTTCTAGAAAAGGATGGTGAAATAATAATTTCGATCAGAGAAGTAACTGATGATAAACTTTTAGAGTTAACAATCAGTGATAATGGATGTGGCATTGAAGAAAAATATCTTGACCAAATATTCTCGCCGTTTTTTACCACCAAGACGAAAGAGCGCGGCACAGGGCTTGGTCTGTATATCGTAAAAAAGATTTGCGATAAACATAACGCTTCAATCAAATGTTCTTCGGTGTTTGGCGGCGGTACTACTTTTACAATCATATTTAAAACAAGATGGTAATTTTATGAATGAAATTTTGATCATTGATGATGAAGAGGAAATGCTTACAAGCTAAAAAAAATTCTTTCCTTTAAACCCGAATACAGCCTCACCCTTTTGAATGATTCCAACGAAGCAATAAAAATAGTTCAGAGCAAAAAATTCGATCTTATAATAACTGATCTTAAAATGAAAGGAGTTACCGGGTTAGATATTCTTCGTGCAGCCAAGAATAAATTTCGTGATTCAAAAGTGATTATGATTTCCGGTTACGGTACAATTGAAGCAAGTGTACAGGCAATTAAGGATGGTGCAATTGATTTTTTGGAAAAGCCTTTTACTTCCACAAAATTATTTGATTGTATAAATAACGCTTTAGACAAAGACATTTCATCCTCAAAAGATTCTGACGATGAGAGTGGTGATCAGAAAAATATCGAAGGGATTATTTATCAAAGCAAAAAGATTGATGAATTAATAACAGTCATTAAGCGAACAGCTTCTGAAAATGTTACAATTCTATTAACCGGCGAAAGCGGTACAGGCAAGGAATTATTTGCCCGCGCAATTCATAATCTAAGTCCGCGAAAGAAAAATCCTTTCGTACCTGTTAACTGCGGCGCACTTCCGCCCGAGCTTTTTGAAAGTGAATTATTCGGACACGAACGGGGGGCTTTTACCGGTGCAGTTAAAACAAAACTTGGACTCCTAGAATTTGCAAACTCCGGCACATTCTTTTTTGATGAGATTGGCGATTTGAATCATCCGCTTCAAATAAAATTGCTCCGGATGCTTGAGGAAAGAAAAATACGAAGGGTGGGCGGGCAAAATGAAATTGAGATTGATGTGCGCATAATTGCAGCGACGAATAAAAATCTCGAGAAGGAAGTTGCCGAGAAAAGATTTCGTGAAGATTTATATTACAGACTCGATAGCATCAGGATAAATATTCCCCCCTTAAGAGAACGTCAGGAAGATATTACTCCTCTTGCAAATCATTTCATTAATAATTATTGTATTCGTGATGATAAGCAAGCAAAATATTTTTCACAGGATGCAGAAGCAGTTCTGAAAAATTATTCCTGGCCTGGAAATGTTAGAGAATTACAAAATGTAATCAGCAGAGTTTATTATCTAAGTTCGGGTGACACAATTCAGAAGGACGATCTTCCGGTCAACATGGTTGATGCACAACAAAGTATCAAAAGTGAATTCCTCACACTTCAATATAAAGACGCTAAAGATGCTATCACTGAAAAATTCGAATTAGAATTTCTCACCTATCATCTTAAAAAAAATAACGGAAACATTTCTAAAACTGCCGATGCCTGCGGACTCGATCGCCGTTCGATTCATCGTTTAATAAATAAGTATAATATTATTTATAAAGAAGAAGAGTAGTAAGCCGGATATTCCAATTTCATTTCTTCTAATAGCTAAATCACCTTTGTTAAATGTGAAGGGTAAAAAATTATACTTCAGTATAAAATTTATATTTCCCTGCATCCCAACTTTGCCGCCATGGATTGAAAACATGGCAGCAAAGTTGTGAACTTTGCTTCTGTAATCAGAACTTGGACGGTAAAGTTGAGAACTTTGCCAGCATGGTTCAGAACTTTGCGAACAATATTGGGAACAAAACGCTTTGTTTGAAAACATGACGCCATGGATTGAAACCTTGCCATTCTACTTTGCATCCAGGCAAGTTTTTTTTAGAACTAAGCGGGCAAAGTTCAGGAAATTGCCGCCAAAGTTGAGAACTTTGCTGGCAATGGTGTCAAATTGTGCGATTACGAGCGAATTTTAAAGGGTAATGGTGCCGTGGAAGAAGTAAATTTTGGCAGGTTAAGAGCAATTTTTATGGCGGATATCAAGACAATGAAACAGTTGTCCATAAATATTATATGATATGAATAAGTTTAAAACCCAAATTTTATCTGCACTCATCTCTTCAATTACCTTTCCGCCAAGTGGAATTGAAAGTTGATTGCTGTGCCTTTTGTATTTTTTCAGCAGCGGTAAGTAAACAATAACCGGTTTTGTTTTTGAGGCAACCCACTCCCCTCCTCTAAAAGCAAAGTCACTTTTTACTTTTTCAAGACACTTAATGATTATAGAAAATATTCATTAATATAAAGGAGCGACAAATGTTTCAGCAGCGATTTTTTTTGATCTTAGCGCAAACACTTTTCTTATCTTTCATAATTTTTTATGCGGGATGTGAAAGTAATACCGAACCGACTTCAACAACGTCACAAAATTTTTCACTCAGTCTTAAGACTCCGGTTAATACTCCAAAGCAAAATGGTGATGTCCTTATGATTGATGAAGCAAAAATTCTTGTGCGTGATTTAAAACTAATATCATCGCAAGGTGATGATTCAATGAGCGTCGAAATAGGACCTTTTGTACTCAACCTAAATCTTTCGGGTTCATTAAACACTTACTCTTTTAATAATGTAACAACTAATTTGTACAAAAGTGTAAAGTGGGAAATTCATAAACCTGAAGACAATGAAATACCACCCGATCCCGAATTCAGAGATGGTGAAAGCGGTAATCAAAGATATTCTGTAATTGTTAAAGGAACTTTCAACGGAGCTTTGTTTGTATATAAGTCAACAAAAACTTCTCATCAGATAATTGATTTTCCAACTCCAATTGAAATCAGTTCTGATCAAGCCATTAACGTTACTTTGATAGTTGATCCATACAGTTGGTTCAATGACGATGGTGTTGTATTAGATCCAAATGATAACAGTAATGAAAATGATATAGATAACTTGATTGCGAGTTCATTTAAAGATGTATTCAAAGATTTTAATCGTGACGGTAACCCCGACTGAGTGTTAAAATTTTCATTTCAAGCCCCGCGAAACGGGGCTTTTTTGTTTTAAACGAAACATAAATTTTTATGAGAAGTGAAAATGATTGGAAGTTATTGAACCCATAATCTATTTAGCGAAAAATAGAATTTTATAAAATGATGATATATTAATTACAATCGCCTTGTCCCTTTTTATTAACTCGGATTACTTATTATTAAAAGCAATTATTGAGTGCAAGCTTAAACATCAGTTGACACAAAAGCTGCCATAACCTGCTCGCTTTAAGAAGAATACATTTATTATTTGGTAGTTGAATTACTAAAAGGGTGAGCTATTTCTGTTCTGATATTTGATATAGACAATCGTTTGATGCGATAAAGTTATTTCGATTTTGAAAGTTCTTGTTCCTTAATTAATTATTCAATAACAAAAATGTTCGGAGGTCCTATGAAGTCCTTTCTTTCTCAACAGTCGTTCAGAACTTTAGCTTTAGTTTTCGCTTTAGTTCTGTCAGTCTTTTCCTTAGAGGTTCAGGCACAAAATGATAATGTCTCTGTTTCAATAAACACACTTATTGATCAGGGGGGTTCATCAATGAACTATGAACTCACATTAGAAAACAGGGGTACGGTTAACGAAAGTTTCGATATGTGGATTGTTGTCACCGGTCCAAATGGTTACAATGATTTAGTAATGAATCGTCACTTTAACTTTAGACCCGGTAGAATTATTATCAGAACCAGACCTTATATGATTCAAGGTGCCGATCTCGGTATTTTTACATTCACTATCAATGCCGGAACATTTGCTACCGGAACCCTTATTGATACTGACTTTGATACTTACACCAGAACTTCTGTAAGTGCCAATGAAGTACAAATCAATAAAGATATTGATTTAACAGGCGTTCCTGATAAAATGATGCTCGTTGCAAACTACCCCAACCCTTTCAATCCTTCAACAACGATAAGTTATGGATTGAATGAAGATGCGAATGTTTCCATAATTATTTACAATGCATTAGGACAGGAAGTAACTACATTGATAAACACTCAACAGACAAAAGGATTCCATAGTGTAGTTTGGAACGGTAGAGACAACTCCGGTAATCAAGTTACAAGCGGAATTTATTTCTACAGAATGATCACAGGAAATTTTGTTGAAGTCAAGAAGATGCTACTGAATAAATAATATTCTTTTTTTGTGTTAGTTCTATCAGGATTAAAGCATTAATAACTGTTTGCTTCATAAGGCAGTCATAACTGGCTGCCTTTATTTTTATTAATTGAGACTTCTGAAAAATTAAGTTTGTAAAACCCGCATGGGAAAAACGAGTTGAAGTGACATTTGCTTTGAACGTTTTTATCGCTAATTTTTAATATAGTTGTTGCTACTTTAGGCGGGAATGGCTTTATATTCATAATTAAAACAAAGCAAAAAAAAGACAACTAATTAAGCATAAACATTGTCTCTTTTTTCAATGTTCAGCTACTAATTCAAAAAACAATTTTAAAACAAAGGGAAAAATTTATGCGAAATCTTATAGCAGTTACATTCATATTTTTTACAATTATAACCTATGGACAGGTTAGTATTGATTGGGTTCAATTTACGAGAGGTGTTTCAATCGCAACGGATAATACAAACAATGTTTACACGGTGGATTATGACTACAATCCTGCAGGTGATATAACATTAACCAAACGAGACACTGATGGAAATTTCCTTTGGTCGGCGAAGTACGATCAAATAGATAATACAAAATGGGAAAAAGCAACATGGGTTGCTGTAGATAATTTAGGAAATGTTTATGTCAGCGGTACATTGATGTCAGGATATTCTAACCCGGTAAATGCTGCCTCAATTTTAATGAAGTTTGATCCGATTGGGAATTTATTATGGCGCAACGTTTATGAAAATTCATTCGATGGATCATACACAAAAAAATGTCTGATTGACACCGATAACAATATTTACGTTTTAGGAATGGGAAGCGGTCCAGCCGGATATGTTACTAAGGTGAAAAAATTTACGCCAGATGGTTTAGCCTTATGGACTTATTACGACGCTGATGGAATTGGTGCGCCGATCAACTTCAAATTCACACTTGATAATAGTATTGTGATCTCCGCAAGGGGAATTATAGGCAGTGTCAACGGTTATGCGAAAATTAACAAAGACGGAAATAAATTATGGAGTTTCCCAGGTGTAAACAGTTTAACTATTGGTGACCTGGCTGGTGACGATTTTGGTAATACTTATTTAGTTCATACCGAAGATGTAATTAATGGCGGAACTACTGTAAAAAATTATCCCCGACTGGAGCGCTTATCTGGGAAAATAATTATACTTTAGCCGGTTTCCGTGTAGAGGTTGGAACTGATAATTTGCCCGTCGTTTGTGGTTTCCCGAATCAGAATTCCGGAGGTTCATCCTTTATAAAAATAGATGGTAACGGCAACACTGTATGGTTTAATCCCGATGCAGATGGAACTTATGCATTGCTTTTACATGCACAATTAATGATGGATCAGTACAATAATATTTATCTGGCTGCAGGCACTTTGTTCGAAATGGCAGTATGTAAAGTAAACAGTGATGGAACATCTGCTTACACAATTACAACATCAGGAAGTTATGCTAATGCTTTCACACTCGGAAATGATTACTCAGTTTATGTTGTGGGAGGAACAACTGCAAAGATTAATCAAACAATTCCGATCTCAACAGTTATGCATGTTGGAGCACAAACTGTTACCCGGGAGTTGTCCGGCAGAGCTAAATACCGTGGTGTTGATCAGGTTTTAGTTTTGGATGAAAATAATCAACCGGTTGCAGGCGTTACTGTAAGAGCTAATTATACCGGACCTACAAATGGAAGAACTTCTGCTGTAACAGGGGCTGATGGAATTGCAATCCTTTATAGCAAGTTTATGCGGAATCCAGTTGGAACTTGGTGCTTCGAAGTAATCAGTCTAACTAAGTCTGGATTTACATACGATCCAAATGGTAATGTAATTACAACTCAATGTGAATCCGCTGAAGTTTTAACTAAAGAAGAAATTGAAATAAATGATTATAATCTGGAAGCATATCCCAACCCTTTCAATCCTACAACTACTATTTCTTTCTCCCTACCTGAAACGGGATATACATCATTGAAAGTATATGATATACTTGGTAATGAAGTGGCAGATTTGGTTAATGAAGTAAAGGATGCCGGGATTTATAAAGTTCAGTTTGACGGCAGCAACCTTTCAAGCGGTGTATATGTCTATCAGTTACAAACCGGAGATTATATTGCTACCAAAAAGATTCAAATGATAAAATAATTAATTAAAAAAACAGGGAGATATTAATGTCACAAATTCACAAGTTGATTATCGTCTTACAAATATTTCTAATTACAGGATCACTGCTTGCCCAACCCGAATATTCCTGGCGTTATTATAACACTGGAAATACAGGGATTCAGGGCGATTATGTTGAAGCAATATGGGTTGATCACGATGGTGATCCATACATTGCCGGTTATACCCCAGGTTGGGAAGAAGGAGGTTTTGCAAAATATATTCAATCAGAAAATAGGTGGATTAATTATTCCAATGTTGACTACCCAATAATTGGAGATATTAACGATGTAGGTTCATCTCGAATAAGTGACATAGAGGAAGATGCTAGTGGAATACTATGGATGGCTACATGGCGCGGAATATTAAAATTTGATCCCGCAGTTGGTGCAAGTTCATTGGAGTTTTTTGGCGCAGATAATTCCTTGCATCCCGGCGGTAGAACGATTGATTTAGCAATTGCACCTGATGGATCAATTTGGGCGGCGGTATTATCTGTGACATGGGGGGGCGGCGGTCTAGTAAATTATAATCCGTCAACAAACTTATGGCGTTACTGGTACTATGGATCTACAGCTAACAACTGGCCAAGTAATATAGGTGTGTGTGAAAATATTTCGATACAGGAAAAACCTTCCGGTGGCTACATTGTGTGGATAGATGGTGAAGGTTGGAATACTATGATTACTTTTGATAGTGATACGCAGCTATTTACATTATTGCCGCAGAATCTTGACCCCGGAGAGGTTGTTTCTTTGCCTGGGAATAAGTGTACTGATTCGGCAAATAATTTATGGGCGCTTAGGTATACAGGCACAGCGAGTATTTATTCACTCGATTACAGAACCCCTGCTGGTGATTGGATCACACCATCTCAACCTCAATCAAGTTCTGAAAACGATATCTATGCATTTAAAGCTTATGAGAACGGTAAGGCTCTGCTTATTGATGGGAATAGTAATGTCTGGCAATTTAACGGTACCTCATGGCAAAACTTTGGCATCTGGCGGGAAGGTGGTTTTTCTTACGGGTTAGATATTGACGCTGACGGGAATGTCTGGGCAAGCGGAATTGGTGGTGCTGCAAAAAGAGATGTACAAACAGGTATTTGGCAGCGCTATCGAATAACGAACTCCTCACAAATTACATACTGGGTCGAAGACATTGCAATTGATACGGATGGCAGTGTTTGGATGGCAGGAAATGCTGGGCCCGGAGTTGGTGGGTTTGAAAAATTTGATGGTATTAGATGGATTGGTTTTAATAATGAAAACTATGGTTTAGGTTATCCTTTCCCTTTCCCGACTGATAACACAGAAGTTATTTACTATCGTTCGTCAAATAGTGAAATAATTGTCAACCCAATGTATAACTATTTACATACATGGGATGGCAGTAACTATACATCACTAAATTATCCATTGGATCGTTCTAAAGGTGTCGTTGAAGATTCACAAAACAGATTGTGGAGTCTTGGTGAGTACTACAATCTTTCTTACTATAATGATGCAGGCAACAACTGGACTGCTGTTCCTTTCATGGGATGGGGTGCGAACATCATGAAAGATTCAGATAGACCAGGAACAATTTGGGCTTGCTCGGGTTATCAGGTTTTAAGAACTGATGGAACATATAATTTTTCAAAAGTAGTAGATGATTTTTCTGAGTTAAATCCGCAAAGTGATTTCCTAACCACAGTCGTTCCTTTGCTTGGAGGGTTTGCCTGGGTTGGGACTAATCAAGGGCTTGCAAAAGTAAATACAAACGACGGTACTTATCAGTTTTACGCACCGTCAAATTCACAAATTCCTGGAGAAAGTATTACTCCACTTGCAGTAACACCCGACGGCCGATTATGGTTTGCAAACTTTGGAAGTACAACAACTTCAACTTACGGCTTGTGTTGGTTTGATGGAACAGAATTTGGAATTTTTCCACAACAGCAAATTGGGGGTTTGCCACATGCTCAGATTTATGATCTTGAAGTAAAAAACATTCAGGATGGATATGAATTATGGATCAGTTGTGCTAGCAGGGGTGCTGCTGTCTTAACAATATTAGGAACGGTAATTCCTGTCGAGCTTTCTTCTTTCGAAGTAAATTTGGATGACAAAAACGTCCAACTTTTTTGGCAAACTGCAACTGAGACAAATAACTCAGGCTTTGTGGTTGAAAAAAGTCAAATGTCAAACGTCAAAGCTCAAATGGATTGGAATGTAATTGCTTTTGTTCCAGGCTTTGGTACGACCACCGAACCGAAGAGTTATTCCTTCATTGATGAAAATCTTTCGGCAGGAAAATATCAATACAGATTAAAACAAATTGATTTTGATGGTAGTTATGATTACTCATATGCTATTGAAGTTGAAATAACTACACCAACTGAATTTTCACTTGAGCAGAATTATCCCAACCCATTCAATCCTACAACCACAATTTCTTTCTCCCTCCCTGAAACGGGATATACATCATTGAAAGTATATGATATACTTGGAAATGAAGTAGCAAATCTGGTTAATGAAGTAAAGGATGCCGGGATTTATAAAGTTCAGTTTGACGGCAGTAACCTTTCAAGCGGTGTATATGTCTATCAGCTGCAAACCGGAGACTATATTGCTACCAAAAAGATTCAAATGATAAAATAATTAATTTAAAATACAGGGAGATATTAATGTCACAAATTCACAAGTTGTTTATCGTCTTACAAATATTTCTAATTACAGGACCACTGCTTGCCCAAGCCGAGTATTCCTGGCGTTATTATCGGCCAGGCAACACCGGTATACAAGGGGATCAGGCTACAGCCATTTGGATTGATGAAAATGGTGACCCATATATAGCAGCTAGCACTGGTAATTGGGGCGAAGGCGGGTTTGCAAAATTTAGCCAATCAGAAAACAAATGGGTAAATTACTCAAACGTTGACTTACCAATACTAGGCTCATTTGATAATGGGGAGGTTCAAATTTTAGATATCATAGAGGATTATGATCAAAATCTTTGGATGGGTAATTTTACCGGGGCACTAAAATTTAATCCCCAGATTGGTATATCATCAATTGAAAAATTTGATCCTAACAATTCAGAGTTGGACGGATTTACTTATGACATTGATTTAGCACCTGACAGCACCATCTGGTTTACGAGTGGTGGTCTTGTTCGTTTTAATCCTAAAAATGAAGAGTGGACTTATTTTCCAGGTGGCAATACTCGAATAGCCATACAACCTAAATCGGACGGCAGTTATTTAGTTTGGTCTGCCGATACATATTTTGGATTTGTGTTTACTTATAACAGTGCGACAAACCAATTATCATATTATACACCTTCGGCAGTTGGAGACATTGCGGGGTTACCGGGAAAAGATTGTGTAGATGACACAGGAAATTTTTGGTCTTTACGAATGTCAGACAATGGTGATTGGGAGACACTCGAATATCAACGCCCCGATGGAGTTTGGGTTTTTCCTACCCCACCGTACATAAATGTAAGTTTTTATATTGATGCATTTAAAGCCTTTGGAAACGGCAAAGCTCTCTTAGTTACTACTTCTGGTGAGACTTGGATGTTTGACGGCTCAATCTGGAATAATTTTGGGACATGGCGACCGGGCGATTTTACTCTCTCTGTTGATGTTGATCAACAGGAAAATGTCTGGGTTTGTGGAATTGAAGGAGCTGCAAAACGTGATGCTGTGACAGGTAACTGGCAGCGTTATAGAATAACCAATACTTCTCAGCTTGATTATTTCGTACAGGATATTTCCTTAGATAGCGAAGGAAATGTTTGGATGACTGGAAACGCAGGAACTGGTATTGGCGGGTTTCAAAAATTTGATGGTACAAACTGGATAGGCTTCAACCAATACACTTATGGCTTGGGATATACTTTCCCTTATGATGCAGACAATACCCAGGCAATTTATAGAAGGCCTGTAAACGGAGATGTTGTCTTCAATCCGACATTCCATGGAATCCATGCCTGGAATGGAGTTGATTTTTTTGCTTTGGAAGATTCATTTAATACCTCGAAAGGATTTGTTGAAGATTCATACGGAGTGTTGTGGAGCCTGGGCGAATATTTCAATGTAAGATATTACGATGAAACTATCCCTGATTGGATTGTTGTTCCATTGACAGGATGGGGTAGCCAAATAAAAAAGGATCTGACAAATAATGGTTCAATATGGGCTTCAACTGACTTCGAGTTATTGCGTACCGATGGAAGCTCTTCGTTCTCTCGTACTCCGAGTGATTTCCCTGGTTCGGCCGCTTCATTCACTGGCTTAGCCGTTGATGATAGTGATATAGTTTGGATTGGAACGTGGACGCAATTTACAGTTAGTGGTAGTACGCTTATCCGCCTCAATGCGAACAACGGTTCTTACACGGTGTTTCAACATGATCTGGGCTGGCCGTTTCCCGGCGAACACGTA belongs to Ignavibacteriales bacterium and includes:
- a CDS encoding T9SS type A sorting domain-containing protein, producing MFDGSIWNNFGTWRPGDFTLSVDVDQQENVWVCGIEGAAKRDAVTGNWQRYRITNTSQLDYFVQDISLDSEGNVWMTGNAGTGIGGFQKFDGTNWIGFNQYTYGLGYTFPYDADNTQAIYRRPVNGDVVFNPTFHGIHAWNGVDFFALEDSFNTSKGFVEDSYGVLWSLGEYFNVRYYDETIPDWIVVPLTGWGSQIKKDLTNNGSIWASTDFELLRTDGSSSFSRTPSDFPGSAASFTGLAVDDSDIVWIGTWTQFTVSGSTLIRLNANNGSYTVFQHDLGWPFPGEHVRPLAVTSDGRLWMQYDSEYPSNDNGLCWYDGVNVGSFPSPPGGIPQWGGLPNSNIKDLEVREIPGGYELWMSCLGRGVAVLTVQNSVPVELYSFRASMIGNSVTLSWQTATELNNSRFEIERKQVSSPQSSVGNQEWNVIGFVPGFGTTTESKSYSFADENLSAGKYQYRLKQMDFDGTFDYSNAIEVEIITPTEFSLEQNYPNPFNPTTTISFSLPKAGFTSLKVYDILGNEVANLVNEVKDAGIYEMQFDGSNLASGMYVYQLQADSYIESKKLLLLK